The Triticum dicoccoides isolate Atlit2015 ecotype Zavitan chromosome 6A, WEW_v2.0, whole genome shotgun sequence genome has a window encoding:
- the LOC119319661 gene encoding uncharacterized protein LOC119319661, with product MGHLNRIMVHGAVLRAAGEAQHFQVVLMVANDDYDMQDRQMLACVYSSKTGVWGDIISAPLPPKVPIGSWPLMVSPSKEAVLVDNSLHWMLFGSLVGILEFDLLKQSIAVIPTPVGVVSSHGRHELTVVRAKGGGLGFLIVIDFCAQSWRRKTDCHGVASWELERTIELDKLFPLNPEMRAHLYIVGFAEENNVVFMWTSVIGLFLIHLESLQFKKIPHPSMLARYLPFESVFVAETCVGGGHDGAVAGGHDQGEVLLNTSIC from the exons ATGGGACATCTAAACAGGATCATGGTCCACGGGGCCGTGCTTCGTGCTGCCGGAGAGGCCCAGCATTTCCAGGTGGTTTTGATGGTGGCAAATGATGATTATGACATGCAGGATAGGCAAATGCTGGCCTGCGTTTACTCGTCGAAGACCGGCGTGTGGGGTGATATCATCTCAGCGCCGCTTCCGCCCAAGGTTCCTATCGGCAGCtggcccctcatggtttctccgtcCAAGGAAGCTGTGTTGGTTGATAATTCCCTTCACTGGATGCTTTTTGGGAGCTTAGTTGGAATTCTCGAGTTTGATTTGTTGAAGCAGAGCATAGCCGTGATACCAACACCAGTGGGTGTGGTTTCCTCCCACGGCAGACATGAATTGACGGTTGTACGGGCAAAGGGCGGTGGCCTTGGTTTCCTCATCGTGATAGACTTCTGCGCACAATCATGGAGGAGAAAGACCGATTGTCATGGTGTTGCTTCATGGGAGCTGGAAAGAACTATCGAACTGGACAAGCTATTTCCCCTGAATCCAGAGATGAGAGCACACTTATACATAGTAGGGTTTGCTGAGGAGAATAATGTGGTGTTCATGTGGACATCAGTTATCGGCCTCTTCCTGATTCATCTTGAGTCATTGCAGTTCAAGAAAATTCCCCATCCCAGCATGCTTGCCCGTTATCTTCCATTTGAAAGTGTCTTTGTTGCAG AAACATGTGTTGGTGGTGGACATGATGGAGCTGTTGCTGGTGGACACGACCAAGGTGAGGTTTTGCTCAATACCTCTATTTGTTAA